The sequence GTAGCTTGTAGTGATAAGCGGGTATCCTTTTTCGACATCCACGGGAGAGAGCCACTCTTTGAGATCAGAGGAGAGAGGGAGAAGGGCAGCGCTCAGCTTCTCTTGGAGTTTATAGGAGAGCTCTACATAGCCTAGACTCCCCTCTTTTTGGGAGACAAGCTGGCTCATGCCCGCGTTGCCTTTAGCGCCCATGCCTTTTGGCCAAGCGAGCGCCTTGCCCTTCCCAATGCTTTCGCTCCAAGTCTTGGATTGGTGATCCATGTAGCTTGTGAAGGCAAGGGTGGTTCCGCTTCCATCATTTCGATGAAGGGGGGTGATGGGGAGATTGGGAAGGGGGATGTTGGGATTGAGAGCTCTGATTTTGGGGTCTTGCCAGTGAGTGATAAGGCCCAGGTAGATATCACTGATGAGCTCAGGCGTGAGGCGTAGATCACCATCTTTGAGAGAGGGGAGGTTATAGACTAGGGCAATGGAGCCTCTTAGAGAGGGGAATTGATGAAATCCTACGGCCAATTCACTCTCTTTGAGAGGCTCTTCGCTTGCACCAAAATCGACCACACCACTTTTGATCTGTTTGATTCCTCCGCCTGATCCAA comes from Wolinella succinogenes DSM 1740 and encodes:
- the pstS gene encoding phosphate ABC transporter substrate-binding protein PstS; this translates as MRPFPFLLALALTFLQAGETLLGSGATFPANAYAEWIKEYEKSTQNRVSYLSIGSGGGIKQIKSGVVDFGASEEPLKESELAVGFHQFPSLRGSIALVYNLPSLKDGDLRLTPELISDIYLGLITHWQDPKIRALNPNIPLPNLPITPLHRNDGSGTTLAFTSYMDHQSKTWSESIGKGKALAWPKGMGAKGNAGMSQLVSQKEGSLGYVELSYKLQEKLSAALLPLSSDLKEWLSPVDVEKGYPLITTSYIIFPLKSKKAREVVHFFDYSFKQGDATLRRLGFIPLNKEEKGLIQKRWQELGLL